Proteins encoded in a region of the Pieris brassicae chromosome 3, ilPieBrab1.1, whole genome shotgun sequence genome:
- the LOC123707767 gene encoding prothoracicotropic hormone-like — protein MRNTFLLFEVFAASILLIPFWTVALKKTSNVDAYTMENQRTHMRQNYVLQGSDDNRDDHFGIAYARSYNSDRSEELPALIVDYANMIRNDIVLLDNSVETRTRKRGNVKVENYNGDHQTPCTCEQESGDVLILGEDYVPSYIETIKCNTGLCSPPYSCQRRVYNITVLKRKKYGENSINQEELPDDLRKRWIAVKKPVSVACLCTVDIREHY, from the exons atgcGAAACACTTTCCTACTATTCGAAGTTTTCGCTGCGTCAATACTTCTCATTCCGTTTTGGACGGTGGCTTTAAAGAAAACCTCAAATGTGGATGCGTATACAATGGAAAATCAAAGAACTCACATGAGGCAGAATTACGTCCTTCAAGGATCAGACGATAATCGTGATGATCATTTTGGTATAGCCTATGCGAGATCCTATAACTCAGATAGATCCGAGGAATTGCCTGCTCTTATTGTCGACTATGCTAATATGATACGAAATGATATCGTACTCTTGGACAATTCCGTAGAAACAAGAACAAGAAAACGCGGGAATGTTAAAGTCGAGAACTAT aatGGTGACCATCAGACACCTTGTACCTGCGAGCAGGAGAGC GGAGACGTTTTAATTCTTGGTGAAGACTACGTCCCCAGTTATATTGAaactataaaatgtaatacagGACTTTGTTCGCCACCCTACAGCTGCCAAAGGCGTGTGTATAAT ATAACTGTTTTAAAGAGAAAGAAATATGGCGAAAATTCAATCAATCAGGAAGAACTGCCTGATGATTTGAGAAAACGATGGATTGCTGTCAAGAAGCCCGTATCTGTTGCCTGCCTTTGTACTGTGGATATTCGAGAAcactattaa
- the LOC123706743 gene encoding zinc finger protein 19-like: MYDPASDGVDLKSCRICLTTKKPLCPLFKYKLSGNYAEMLTAIANVKVLPTDGLPEKICLKCCTTLEKAYLLKTVAERSDRKMRKIIQSLKPTANTKKIAFNSLTDIKDEIGPLVKSEPGMDVEIDVLAPNCVPNAEPVDRKDIIIANTVIRKVENDKKFKVENTDLDNDFFTDYGIDNDDDDDYLPPLEKSKSKFKKPKLCDIKVFNTKGKKTIIRKVKVVKQVKNTHIDGDNKRTTTITCFPILKNGATGPPILLKRPKDATIVKPNSNSDKQRTVRVSRDATPGKQREKMVCPVCGILTFTLGNHMLTHEEKKKFNCTQCDRTFSLKANLVSHIKKHSGIKDHICEVCGAGFYTQKSLLRHNLIHKGERPYQCDLCSKKFIARCDLTRHLRIHAGYKPYKCNTCTMSFNAKHQLQNHERMHTGERPYSCEVCNVAFSYKVNLNNHVYKTHGINIKFKSIHTVTEEVLRREMGMLNEARVAIAHIIPQLSEVPTPGAHETVHHTTDYNV; the protein is encoded by the exons ATGTATGATCCCGCTAGTGATGGCGTTGATCTAAAATCTTGCAGAATATGTTTAACAACAAAGAAACCGCTGTGTCcactatttaaatacaaattatcaGGAAATTATGCTGAAATGTTGACCGCAATTGCTAATGTCAAA GTATTACCAACTGATGGCCTTCCTGAAAAAATATGTCTTAAATGTTGCACCACTTTGGAAAAAGCATATCTACTTAAAACTGTTGCGGAAAG gtCTGATAGAAAGATGAGAAAAATTATCCAAAGTTTAAAACCAACTGCAAACACCAAGAAAATAGCATTTAATTCCTTAACTGATATCAAAGATGAGATTGGACCGCTTGTGAAATCAGAGCCAGGAATGGATGTGGAAATAGATGTCCTTGCACCAAATTGTGTTCCTAATGCAGAACCGGTTGATCgtaaagatattataatagCAAACACAGTTATAAGGAAGGTAGAGaatgataaaaaattcaaagtagAAAATACAGATCTTGAT AATGATTTCTTCACTGATTATGGTATTGATAATGATGACGATGATGATTATTTACCACCTTTAGAAAAatcaaaaagtaaatttaagaaaCCAAAGTTATGtgatataaaagtatttaatactaAAGGCAAAAAAACAATCATAAGAAAAGTAAAGGTGGTTAAACAAGtgaaaaatacacatattgATGGTGACAACAAACGAACTACAACAATTACATGTT ttCCAATTCTCAAAAATGGTGCAACAGGCCCACCAATACTATTGAAAAGACCAAAAGATGCAACAATTGTTAAACCAAACTCGAATTCAGATAAACAGAGAACTGTTCGTGTTTCAAGAGATGCAACTCCCGGAAAACAAAGAGAAAAAATGGTGTGCCCCGTTTGTGGCATTTTAACGTTTACTTTAGGAAATCATATGTTAACACATGAAG aaaaaaagaaattcaaCTGTACACAGTGTGATCGAACATTCTCACTCAAAGCAAACTTGGTTTCCCATATTAAAAAGCATTCCGGTATCAAAGACCACATCTGCGAAGTGTGTGGAGCTGGATTTTACACACAGAAATCGTTACTcag ACACAATTTGATTCATAAAGGAGAACGGCCATACCAATGCGATTTATGCTCTAAGAAGTTTATTGCG CGATGCGACTTAACCCGCCATTTACGTATTCACGCGGGCTATAAGCCCTACAAATGTAACACTTGCACGATGTCATTCAACGCAAAGCATCAATTGCAGAATCATGAGCGGATGCACACTGGCGAACGACCTTATAGTTGCGag GTATGCAACGTCGCATTTAGTTATAAGGTTAACTTAAATAATCACGTATACAAAACACAcggtattaatattaaattcaaatcaatCCATACGGTGACTGAGGAAGTATTGCGTCGGGAAATGGGAATGCTCAACGAAGCTCGGGTAGCTATAGCGCACATAATTCCACAACTATCTGAGGTCCCGACACCGGGCGCACATGAAACGGTTCATCATACCACAGACTATAACGTATAG
- the LOC123707687 gene encoding U2 small nuclear ribonucleoprotein A' → MVKLTIELIQSSMQYMNPCRDRELDLRGYKIPQIENMGATLDQFDTIDYSENDIRKLDGFPLLKRLKCMFFNNNRIVRIGENLEQYLPNLDTLILTNNNIAELGDLDPLASLSKLKTLSLMHNPVANKQHYRAYIAFKLPGLKLLDFRKIKQKEREEANNLFKSKKGKEMQKEIIRKAKTFVPGGNMPDPKVTSLTPQEIHKIREAIKNASSLQEVERLTRMLQAGQIPGQKPLQPPTQTNGQEVEEEMETNQNGR, encoded by the exons ATGGTGAAACTTACAATTGAATTGATACAAAGTTCGATGCAATATATGAATCCGTGTCGGGATCGTGAGTTGGACTTAAGAG GTTACAAAATACctcaaattgaaaatatgGGCGCCACTCTCGACCAGTTTGATACAATTGATTATTCTGAAAATGATATTCGCAAATTGGATGGGTTTCCTTTATTAAAGAGACTAAAATGCatgttctttaataataatagaattgt TCGAATTGGAGAAAATCTAGAACAGTATTTACCAAACTTGGATACACTTATcttaacaaacaataatatagCTGAGCTTGGCGACTTAGATCCATTGGCTTCATTGTCAAAACTAAAGACATTGTCTTTGATGCATAACCCAGTTGCaaataaacaacattataG AGCCTATATTGCTTTTAAACTACCTGGACTAAAATTATTAGACTTCAGAAAAATAAAGCAGAAAGAAAGGGAAGAGGCAAATAATCTGTTTAAGAGCAAGAAAGGAAAGGAAATGCAAAAGGAAATTATAAGAAAAGCGAAGACATTTGTTCCTGGAGGCAATATGCCAGATCCCAAAGTCACAA GTCTTACACCCCAAGAAATTCACAAGATACGAGAGGCTATAAAGAATGCTTCATCCCTCCAGGAAGTGGAGCGGTTGACAAGAATGTTACAAGCTGGTCAAATACCAGGACAAAAACCTCTACAACCTCCAACACAGACCAATGGACAAG AAGTGGAAGAGGAGATGGAGACAAATCAAAATGGCCGATAG